A genomic segment from Bryobacteraceae bacterium encodes:
- a CDS encoding urea carboxylase-associated family protein, with translation MSGRNLAESDLDPAEACYSAMVPAGEPWIHEIRKGQRFRIVDVEGNQAADTLFYNAADYMDRYSATDTIRGQANIYLTTGTKLISTFGNALLTITADTCGRHDTLGGACAMESNMVRYAIEKRFMHACRQSFVKAVLGFDRRLGKRDIAHNINFFMNVPVTPEGGLKFDDGVSGPGKYVEMRAEMDVVAVISNCPQLNNPCNAYNPTPIQVLIWEPAE, from the coding sequence ATGAGCGGCAGGAACCTGGCGGAGAGCGACCTGGACCCTGCCGAGGCGTGCTACAGCGCGATGGTGCCGGCGGGCGAGCCGTGGATCCACGAGATCCGTAAAGGCCAGCGCTTCCGGATTGTCGACGTGGAAGGAAATCAGGCCGCCGACACACTCTTCTACAACGCCGCCGACTACATGGACCGCTACTCGGCCACAGACACCATACGCGGACAGGCCAACATCTATCTCACTACCGGCACCAAGCTCATTTCCACGTTCGGCAACGCGCTGCTGACCATCACCGCCGATACGTGTGGGCGGCATGACACACTCGGCGGCGCGTGTGCAATGGAAAGCAACATGGTTCGTTATGCAATCGAGAAGCGATTCATGCACGCGTGCCGGCAGAGCTTCGTGAAAGCAGTGCTCGGCTTCGATCGGCGGTTGGGCAAGCGAGACATCGCACACAACATCAACTTCTTCATGAACGTTCCAGTAACGCCGGAGGGCGGCTTGAAGTTCGACGACGGCGTTTCTGGGCCAGGCAAGTACGTGGAGATGAGGGCGGAGATGGACGTGGTGGCGGTGATCAGCAATTGCCCGCAGTTGAACAATCCCTGCAACGCTTACAACCCGACGCCGATCCAGGTGCTGATCTGGGAGCCAGCGGAGTGA
- a CDS encoding urea carboxylase-associated family protein, whose translation MKVEQILFEEPVAGGAPWSHVLKRGTALRLIDIEGGANAGVMLHNADCPAERYNMPDTLKAQHIARLTAGCALYSDMGRVLCSITADSVGWHDPIGGCGNAAAAREKYGGGSYQELRNDCVKSAFDLFLIELAKYGLDARDLVAPINFFSRVVVGDDGGMRFVEGNSPSGSFVEIRAEMNVLVVLNTCPHPMDPRPDWAPKPVRLEVRRTPAPGPDDPCRISRPENQRGFTLTERYFL comes from the coding sequence GTGAAGGTGGAACAAATCCTATTCGAAGAGCCCGTCGCGGGAGGCGCGCCCTGGTCACACGTGTTGAAGCGTGGGACGGCGCTACGCCTGATCGATATCGAAGGGGGCGCGAACGCGGGCGTCATGCTCCACAACGCCGACTGTCCGGCGGAACGCTACAATATGCCGGACACGCTCAAGGCGCAGCACATCGCGCGCCTGACCGCCGGCTGCGCCCTGTACTCCGACATGGGCCGCGTGCTGTGCTCGATCACCGCCGATAGCGTGGGCTGGCACGACCCGATTGGCGGGTGCGGCAACGCCGCGGCGGCGCGGGAGAAGTATGGCGGCGGCAGCTACCAGGAGTTGCGAAACGATTGCGTGAAGAGCGCTTTCGATTTGTTTCTGATCGAACTCGCCAAGTACGGGCTCGACGCGCGGGACTTGGTGGCGCCGATCAATTTCTTCAGCAGGGTGGTGGTGGGCGATGACGGCGGCATGCGCTTCGTTGAGGGGAACTCACCATCCGGGAGCTTCGTTGAGATTCGCGCGGAGATGAACGTGCTCGTTGTGCTGAACACTTGCCCGCACCCGATGGATCCACGTCCCGATTGGGCTCCCAAGCCGGTTCGGCTGGAGGTGCGCCGGACGCCCGCGCCGGGGCCGGACGATCCGTGCCGGATCTCGCGTCCGGAGAATCAGCGCGGCTTCACGCTCACAGAAAGGTATTTCCTATGA